The genomic window CCCGCAGGCCACATTGATCCGGCATTCCGCGCGCATTGCGCCGGACTCTCCCGGCCTGGCCGACGAGCGCGGCGAACTGACCTACGGGCAACTCGACGAGCAATCGACCGCGATCGCGCGGGGGTTGCAGGCGGCGGGGATCACCGAGGGCACCGTCATCGGCGTGTTGGCCCGCGATCATCGCGGCCTGATCCTGTCGATGGTCGCCGCGAGCAAGCTCGGCGTTCGGGTGGCACTGATGAACACCGGCTTCGCCAAGCCGCAGTTCGCCGAGGTCTGCCAGCGCGAGAAGGTCAAGGCGATGCTGCACGACAGCGAGTTCCTCGGCCTGCTCGACGCGCTGCCCGCCGACCTGCCGCGCTTCCTCACCTGGGTCGACGAAGGCACCGAATTGCCCAAGGGCGCACAGACTCTCGACGATCTGGCCGCGGCCAACTCGACCGAGGAGCTGCCGAAGCCGAGCAAGCCGGGCGGCTTCATCATCCTCACCAGCGGCACCACCGGCCTGCCCAAGGGCGCCACCCGCGTCAAGGTGTCCCCGCTGGCCACCGCGCAGTTCCTCGATCGAATCCCGTTCCCCAGCAAGGGCGCCCAGGTAATCGTGTCGCCGATCTTCCACAGCACCGGGTTCGGCACCTGGCTGGTCGGTATGGCCATGGGCAATAAAGTGGTGGTGCGCAGGCGATTCGACGCCGAGGCCACGCTGAAGCTGATCGCCGATCACCGGGCGGAGATGCTGGTAGCGGTGCCGACCATGCTGCACCGGATGACCGAATTGGATCCCGCGATCCGCGCCAAGTACGACACCTCCTCGCTGAAGTGCATCCTGCTCGCGGGCTCCGCGTTATCGCCGGAGCTCACCGTCAAGGCGACCCAGGTGTTCGGACCGGTCCTGCACAACCTGTACGGCTCGACCGAATGTTCCGTCGCCACCGTGGCCAAGCCGGAAGATCTGGCCGTGGCGCCCGGCACCGTCGGTCGCGCGCCGATCACCTGCGAGGTGCGGCTCTACGACGACAACGACAAGCAGGTCACCGCGATCAACACGACCGCGCGCATCTTCATCCGCAGCGGCACGCCGTTCGAGGGCTACACCGACGGTCGCAACAAGCAGATCATCGACGGCTTCATGTCCAGCGGCGATGTCGGCCACCTCACCGAGCACGGCCTGCTGATGGTGGACGGCCGCGACGACGACATGATCGTCTCCGGCGGCGAGAACGTCTTCCCGCAGGAGGTGGAGAACCTGCTGCTGGAGCGCCAGGACATCTTCGACGCGGCGGTCGTGGGGGTGGACGACGTGGAATTCGGTAAGCGATTGCGCGCATTCGTCGTTCCCGAGCCGGGACATACCCCTGACGGCGAGGAGATCAAGGCCTACGTCAAGAACAACCTGGCGCGCTACAAGGTGCCGCGCGAGGTGATCTTCCTCGACGACCTGCCCCGCAACCCGACCGGCAAGCTGCTGCGGCGGGTGCTGGTGGAGTACGAAGTGCCGGCCTGAGTGCGGACGGGCGACCCCTACTGGTTACCCACCGGTAGGGGTTGTTGAGATACGTGACACACCGGGTTACAGATGCTTGCTATTGTTAGCGACAGCACTGGATCCCGTAGCTGCGGTCCGCACCACCCACCGGCTCTCTCCCGGGTGGGACCGCCGGAAGGTTGTTGTCGAATGGTTGTCTCCTTCCCCGCGTTGAGTGGCACTGCCCGCAAGGCCGGAGTTTTCGCCCTCGGCGTGAACGTCATGGTCAAACGGCGGCTGTTCAATCCGCTCCGCCCTGACCACGCCGCACGGTCGGCGTTCAACGTGCTCAAGTTCGGCCCGTTCGCCGGGGTCGTCATGCACGCCGCACAGACCAGACCCGGGGCGGGCGCCATCGTCGACGAGGGCGGTGAACTGACCTTCGGCCAGCTGAACGAGCAGTCGAACGCCCTGGCTCGCGGCCTAGCGGCGCAGGGTTTGCAGCCCGGCGACGTGGTCGCGGTGCTCGCGCGCGACCACCGCGGCATGGTGTTGAGCCTGCTCGCCGCGGGCAAGCTCGGGGTGCGCACGGTGCTGATGAACACCGGGTTCGCGAAGCCGCAGTTCGCCGACGTGGCCGCCCGCGAAAAGGTGAAGGCGGTGCTGCACGACAGCGAGTTCCTCGACCTGATGAGCGCCATCCCCGCCGCTATTCCGCGGGTGCTCACCTGGGTGGACGCGAAGGACAATGCCGACCCGGCGATCCCGACGATCGAGTCGGTGAGCGCTGGCCAGTCCACCGACCCGCTGCCCGCGCCCGCGAAGCCGGGCGGCATGGTCATCCTGACCAGCGGCACCACCGGAACTCCCAAGGGCGCGCCGCGCGACCGGGTGAGCCCGTTCGCCTCGGCCCAGTTCGTCGACCGGGTGCCGCTGCCGCACAACGGCACCATGATCATGGCGGCGCCGATCTTCCACGGCACCGGGCTTTCCCAGTTCACCATCGGCCTGGCCCTAGGCAACCGGGTGATCTTCCAGCAGCGCCGTTTCGATCCGGAGCAGACGCTGGCGAATATCGTGAAGTACCGGGCCGATTCGCTGGTCGTCGTGCCGACCATGCTGCAGCGCATCCTCGACCTCGGCGACGAGGTGCTCGCCAAGTACGACCCGAGCACCATCAAGGTGATCTTCGCGGCGGGCTCGGCGATCGCGCCGGACGTCGTCACCCGGACCCTCGATTACTTCGGCGACAGCCTCTACAACCTGTACGGCTCCACCGAATGCGCCGTCATGACGGTCGCCACCCCCGAGGACCTGCGAAAGGCGCCGACCACTGCGGGCAAGGCGCCGGTCGGCATCCGGATCGTGCTGCTCGATGAGAACCGCAAGCCGATCACCGAGCCCAACGTCACCGGCACCATTTTCGTCGACAACGGCTTCGCCTTCACCGGATACACCGACGGCCGGACCAAGGAGGTCGTGGACGGCATGATGTCCAGCGGCGACGTCGGGCATTTCGATGCCGAGGGCCTGCTGTACATCGACGGCCGCGACGACGACATGATCGTCTCCGGTGGCGAGAACGTCTTCCCGCTGGAAGTGGAGAACCTGATCGCCGGACGCGAGGACATTTTCGAGGCCGCGGTGGTCGGCGTGGACGATCGCGAATTCGGCAAGCGGCTGCGGGCGTTTGTAGTGCCAGGCCCCGACTCCAAGCGGGATCCGCAGGAGATCAAGGACTTCGTCAAGGCGAACCTGGCCCGCTACAAGGTGCCCCGCGAGGTCATATTCCTCGACGAGCTCCCCCGTAATGCCACCGGCAAGCTACTGCGCAAGCCATTGATCGAGATGGAAATCGACCCGAGCTGACCGCCCGAACACCCGATTTCCCGTACCCGAGAGCGCAGGCGATTCGGCGTGCGGGAGGTCGGGGGTGGAGCGGCTGTGATGCGCACGTGATCGGCGCGGGCGAAAATCTAGATCGGTTTCCGGCAGTATTTCGGCCGTTTGTCTGGGGACAGATGGGCGCAATTCGTCGGCTACTATCAGCGCGTGAGTATCGAGTTCGGCCGGTCTGCTGCGGGGCAACGCAGCGCCGTCGCGCGTGTGCGCGGCGGTTCGGCGGGCGCGATCTCGGGGACCATTTCCGTTGCGGCCCATGGCTGGGCGTCCGCGGGCAGCTGGCCGGACACCACCACCCTGGCCTTGCTGGCGGCCGCCTCCGCCGTGATCGGTGCGCTGGTGGCCGGCCTCGCGCCGCTGCGTGACACCTCCGCCGGGCTGATCACCGCGCTCGTCGCCGGGCAGCTGCTCGGGCACGTGACCATGGGATTCGGCTCGGGTCACCTTCATCACGGCGATGCCCAGCTGACTCCGGCGATGCTCACCGCCCACCTGCTCGCGGCCATTGCCGCCGCCGCGGTGATCCGTGGCGCGGAAGCCGCCTACCGGTCCGGCACCGCGGTGCTCTTCCGCGTCCTTCGTCCGCGGCACCCCGCGCCCGTCGCCGACCCGGCCGCGCTGCGCATCACCCACCGTGACCGCGTCATCCTGCGCATCTTCGCCACCGAATCACTTCGCCCACGGGGTCCACCGGTCGCCCTCGCGAGCTGACTTCACCTAAACACCCGGTACCGAAACGCGCGTGCCTTTGCGAACACAGCTCGCGCCCCAGAACATTCAGCGCATCATCGCGGACGTCATCCATTGGCCTTCGGAGATAGCTCGGGACACACGTCGCGGTTACTCACAGAGGCAACTTTGCCGACCCTCGAGCTTTCTCGTATGCCGCCTCGGACAGCCGCGTAATCGATGAATCCTGTCGCCGACGACGTGCCGTTGCACGCGTATCGCGTGCCGCCACTCGCTCTTCGAGCGAGACTCCCCCACCCCACCGGGTTCCCCGACCTGCAGAAACGAATGACCGTGAGTACAACAAAAACAATCGACCCGGACGCCGAATTACCGGCCCCGCCCGCAGCGCCCGGCACGCAGGCCAGGCGCAGACCGACCGCTCGAAATGGGCTGTACGCGTTGGCCATGCGTCTGCACTTCTACGCGGGCATATTTGTCGCCCCGTTCATTCTCGTCGCCGCCGTCACCGGCGCGCTCTACGCCATTTCGCCGACGCTCGAATCGATCGTCTCGCGCGATCTGCTGACGGTCGAGGCGAGCGGAGCACCGAAGCCACTGTCCGAGCAGATCAGTGCCGCCGTCGCGACCCAGCCGCAGCTGGCATTGGCCGCGGTCGCCCCCGCTCCGGGCGCGGAGGACACCACCCGGGTGCTGTTCACCGACCCATCGCTGGGCGAATCCGAGCGGCGCGCGGTGTTCGTCAACCCGTACACGGCACAACCGGTGGGCGAGTCCGTCGTCTACGGCAGCTCGGGTGCGCTGCCGATGCGCACCTGGATCGACCGCTTGCATCGAGATCTGCACTTGGGTGAGCCCGGCCGCCTCTACAGCGAGCTGGCCGCGTCCTGGCTGTGGATCATCGGGCTCGCCGGGTTGGTCGTGTGGGTGCGCCGGGTGCGCACCCGGCGCAACCGGAATTCGGCGGGCTGGTTGTTCGCGCCGGACCGCTCGCAGAACGGCTGCGGCCGCACGGTGAACTGGCACGGCTCCGTCGGCATGTGGGTGCTGCCGATCGTCCTGCTGCTGTCGGCGACCGGCATGAGCTGGTCGACCTACGCGGGCGCGAACATCACCGAACTGCGTCAGCAGCTGAGTTGGACCACTCCGGCGGTCACCACGGCTCTTCCGGGATCCGCTGCGCCCGTGCATGATTCGGGCGGCGAGCACCACGGTGGCCACCAGGCCGCACCCGCTCCGGCCGATCCAACCGAGCGGATCGCCCAGGTCGACCGGGTCTACCGGACCGCGCGCGCCAACGGCCTGACCCAGGCCGTCGAGATCGGCATCCCGGCCGAGCCGGGCCGGGCATTCGCGGTGAAGGAACGGCGGATGCCGGGCACCTACACGGTCGACGCGGTCGCCGTCGACGGCGCCACCGGATCGGTCACCGATCGACTCGACTATGCCGACTGGCCGCTGATGGCCAAGCTCACCAACTGGGGCATCCAGTTCCACATGGGCCTGATGTTCGGATTGCTCAACCAGCTTTTGCTGCTGGCGGCCATGGTCGGGCTGATCACCGTGCTGCTGCGCGGTTACCTCATGTGGTGGCGCAGGCGGCCGACCCGCAGCAGCTCAGGACGGCTCGCGATGGGCCGGGCGCCGCGGCGGGGCGCGCTGCGCAGAAGCTCGCCGTGGCTTGCCCTGCCGGTGGTGGCCGCGGCCGTGCTGATCGGCTGGTTCGCCCCGCTGGTCGGGATCAGCCTGCTCGCCTTCCTCGCCGTCGACGTACTGCGGGGTCTCACGGCACGGATGCGCGCCGCGTAGCGGCTGACGATTCCGGGAGTTCCTCTCCGGATGAGGCGGTCTGGCCAGCGCTGTGCTGTGCGGCGGCCAGGCCGTCTCGACCGGAGAGGAACCGGGTGCACCCCGAGTGTGCTTGCGGTATCGCGGAACTCGGGGTGCGGGTTCGGCGAGCCGAGTGTCAAGTGTCGGCGCATGGCATCTACCTCCATTTCTGCTGGTGCGTACTGGTTCAGCTAGTGGACTCCGCCGGGCTTACGCGTAGAGCCTGGCGATGAACGCCTGCATATTGGCGAGCATGCGCTCGACCTTCTGCTCGGGGTTCAGGTTTTCCCGGTACCGGTTGCCGAGCGCCGGGGTCTTCTTGCCGCGCGCGTACAGCGGACAGGCCAGATCGGTGCACATGTAGGTGCCGATCGTGTTGCCTTTGCGACCGGACGGACCCGCCTTGGCGGCGGTCAGCAGGGAAACACCGCTGCCGGTGTGCGTGGTCAGGCAGATCGAACACATCTGTGCTCGACCGGAACCACCGGTTTCGTAGCGCAGCGCGATCCCGATCAGCTCGCCGTCGTCGTTGGGGACGACCAGATAGCACCGGCCGGGCAGCGACGGGTCGCTCCAGCCGAGGAAGTCGAGATCGTCCCACGGGCGCTCGTCGAGCTCACGTGGCATCGGCAGGCGTTTGGCTTCGGTTTTGGAACAGTTGATGAACGACGACCTGATGTCGCGTTCAGTCACTGGTTTCATGCGCTTTCACTCCATTCTGATCTTGTAGGTGGACAAACCGGAGTGACGTTACGGTGCCGGACACGCATCCAACAACCGCATTTCCGCCCGTCATACCTGCTGGTCAGTTCGCTGTGAAGAGAATCACCAGACCGGTCGGTCGCTTAATAATGGCGGCGGTTATGCGGTCGCCACGCTGTTTGTCTGCGACCTGGCCGGGTATGTCGCGGATGTCCTGAGTCGCCACGACGGAGCGACCGAGTTAGTGCCCGCCCCGGCGAGGCTGCAGGGTCGGGCGACGAAAGGGGTACATGTGAGTACGTTGGCCGCCACCGTAGACGTCGAGGTACCAGTCCGCACCGCTTACAACCAGTGGACGCAATTCGAAACATTCCCCCTGTTCATGGAGGGTGTGGAAGAAGTGCGCCAACTAGATGACAAGCACACGCATTGGCGGATCCACGTCGGTCCGTCGACGCGCGAATTCGACGCCACCATTACCGAACAACACCCGGACGAGCGGGTCGCCTGGAAATCCGACAGCGGCCCGGAGCATGCGGGTGTGATCACCTTCCACCGGCTGAACGACACCACCACCCGGATCACCGCCCAGATGGAGGTCGATCCGGAGGGGTTCGTGGAAAACGCCGCCGACAAGCTCGGCGTGCTGAAGCACCGCGTCAATGGGGATATGCAGCGCTTCAAGGAGTTCATCGAAAACCAAGGTCACGAAACCGGCGCCTGGCGCGGGGACATCCCACGTCCGGACGCCTGAGGCGAAAGGCAGCCAGTCATGGCAACATTCCAGCCGAACGCGACAACCACCGAATGGTCCCCGACCCGGATCGCGGCGCTCGCCGTAGGCGCCGTATTCCTGCTGGTCGGTGTCCTCGGCTTCATCCCCGGCGTCACCACCGACTACGACACGATGAGCTTCGCCGGACACCACTCCGACGCCAAGCTGCTCGGCGTGTTCCAAGTCTCGGTGCTGCACAACATCGTGCACCTGCTGTTCGGTGTCGCCGGCCTGGTCGCCGCGCGCACCGCGGTGGCCGCCCGCTGGTTCCTGCTCGTCGGCGGCGCCATCTACCTCGTCCTGTGGCTGTACGGCCTGGTCATCGACCGTGGCAGCGACGCGAACTTCGTTCCCGTCAACGAAGCCGACAATTGGCTGCACTTCGGCCTCGGCCTCGGCATGATCGCCTTGGGTGCAGTGCTGCCTCGGCTGGCCGCGCCGGGTCACGGCACCCCGGCAGTCCGATAGTTACCGCGACACAACCGAATACACAAGGAAGCCCCGCCCGGTATGTCCGGGCGGGGTTCCCGCGCGTTAGGGGGTTTCCGACGGCTCCTCCGGGAGTTCCGCGGCAGGCGCCTTCTTCGGCACGGCGATCGGGCGCAGGACAACCCAGGTGATGAAGAGCAAGGACACGACGCCCATGCCTATCCCCGCCCACAGGTTGACATTGATGCCGCCGGTCTTGGCTTCGTCGGCGGCGGTATGGCTGACCAGACCGGTGATGATCAGAATGACCGCGTAGCTACCGAGTAGGGCGCCGACGATGGTGCGGATGTCGAAAAGCATTGCGGCTCCTTATCCGACGATGATGTTGAGGGCGATGACCAGGGCGAGGGCGATACCCGCCAGCAGCACCGGACGCTGATACCAAGGCAGCGAATCCTGATCCGGGTCGGTGCGCACTTCCTTCGGCGTTTCCGAGTAGACCAGGCCGACCAGCTCGGCGACAGGCTTGGGCTGGGTCACCTGGGTGACCAGCACACTCACCACGATGTCCACCACGAACGCCACACCGGCGGCCACGAAACTCGAACCCTGACCGGACAAGTGGAACACCTCGGTCTGATGCAGGATGAAAACCACGATGGCGGAACCAGTTCCGCAGACCAGACCCATCCAGCCCGCGGTCGGTGTCATCCGTTTCCAGAACATGCCGAGGATGAAGGTCGCGAACAGCGGTGCGTTGAAGAAGCTGAACAGGGTCTGCAGATAGTCCATCATGTTGCTGAAGCTCGACGCGATGAACGCGGTGAAGATCGCCGTCACCGTCGCGCCGATGGTGGCCAACCGCCCGACGGTCAGGTAGTAACCGTCCCGGCGATCCTTGCGCACGTACTGCTGCCACAGGTCATAGCTGAACACCGTGTTGAACGCGGAAATATTGGCCGCCATGCCCGCCATGAACGCCGCGAGCAGACCGGCGATGCCGACCCCGAGCAAGCCGTTCGGCAGCACGTCCTTCATCAGATACAGCAATGCCTGGTTATAGGTGGTATCACTGCTGAAGTCCGGATCGGCCGTCTTCGCCGCCTTGTACTCGCTCATCTGCGGCACCAGCACCGCGCTGATCATGCCCGGAATCACGACGATCAACGGGATGAACATCTTCGGGTAGGCGCCGATGATCGGGGTACGTCGGGCCGCGGAGATGGAGTGCGTCGCCAACGCGCGCTGCACCTCGACGAAGTTGGTGGTCCAATAGCCGAACGAGAGCACGAACCCGAGGCCGAACACGATGCCGATCACCGAGAGGATGTTGTCGCTGAATCCGCTGAGCTCATTTCCCGGCCACGAGTCCAGTTGCGCCCCGCCGCCAGGCGACGCGGTCACCTTCTCCTGCAAACCATCCCAGCCGCCCACCTTGTGCAGACCGACCAGCGTGAGCGGCAGCAGCGCGGCGACGATGACGAAGAACTGCAACACCTCGTTGTAGATCGCCGCCGACAGCCCGCCGAGGGTGATGTAGGAGAGCACGATCGCCGCCGCGACGACAACCGACACCCACAGCGGCCAGCCAAGCAGCACGTTCAGGATGGTGCCGAGCAGATACAAATTGACGCCCGCGATCAGCACCTGGGCGATCGCGAAGCTGAGCGCGTTCACCAGGTGTGCGCCGGTGCCGAAGCGCCTGCGCATGAACTCGGGCACGCTGCGCACCTTGGAGCCGTAGTAGAACGGCATCATCACCACGCCGAGGAACAGCATCGCGGGTATCGCGCCGATCCAGAAGTAGTGGAAGGTGGGAAAACCGAACTGGGCGCCGTTTGCCGACATGCCCATGATCTCGACCGCGCCGAGGTTCGCCGAGATGAACGCGAGGCCGGTCACCCAGGCGGGCAGCGAGCGCCCGGACAGGAAGAAGTCGATGCTGGACGAGACGCGCTGCCTGGCCAGCAGGCCGATGCCGAGGACGAACACGAAATATAAGGCGACAATGAAGAAGTCGACCGGCGTCGCGTCCAGTCGGAGTGTCGACGACGCGTCTAAATAGGTCGACGCCGTCGACCGCGATTCGGCGGCGAGCAGCGCGGACGTCAGAACAGGTGAATCGGCAAGCGGCACAGCGTCCCTCCTGGCGGTCAAACCGGGCGTCGAGCGAGATCCTTCATGGTGCGAAATCGTGCGTCTACGGGTACAGCGTGGCGCGCGCGACTCCCTCGTCGCCGGCCGAATGGTGTCGGCTGACACCTACTCTGCGTGATTGTGCCTCACTCGCGGGCCACAATCGTGCACAAAAAGCTGGGCGGTCGTTCAGTCGGCGCGGTGTGCGCCTGCCGCCGGACCGACGACAAAGGTGCGTGGCTCGGCAAAGCCCGAGCGAGCGAACCGAATCCGCACGGCATCCATCACCGCGCCGGTGTGTTCGCGATCGACGAGGGCGAGGACACTGCCGCCGAATCCACCACCGACCATCCGCGCGCCGTGCGCCCCCGCGTCGAGCGTCGCGGCGACGGCGGCATCCAGCGCGGGGGTCGACACCTCGAAATCATCTCGCAGCGAGGCGTGGCCCTCGGTCAGGATCGTCCCGATGGACCGCGGGTCCTGACCACTTCGCAATTTCTCGGCAACTGTCAACACGCGCGCGTTCTCGGTGACCACGTGCCGAGCCCGGCGACGCAACACCGCGTCGGATATCCGGCCCACCGCTGCCACGGAATCGATGTCGCGCAGCGCGGGCACACCGAGTTCGGCGGCGGCAGCCTCACATTGAGCACGGCGCTCGCCGTAGCCGCCATCTACCAGTTCGTGTGGCTGGCCGGTGTCGATCACCAACAGCGCCAACCCGAATCGTTCGATATCGAACGTAATCTGTTCGTGGCCAGCCGAATTCGCATTGGCACCAGCTCCCTCTGCCGCGAACCGGCGGATGTCGAGGAACAGCGCGTGACCGGCGGTGCAGAGGATCGAGGCCGACTGATCCAGCAAACCGGTCGGCGCGCCGACGTAGCCGTTCTCCGCCGCGCGGGCGAGGTCGATCAACTCACGGTCGGTGACAGTGGGCGCGAACAGATCTCGCAGCGCGATCGCCACCGCACAGGACAGCGCCGCCGAGGAGGACAGCCCGGCGCCGATCGGCACCGCACCGTCCAGCACGAGATCGACCCCGGCGATCCGATGGCCGCGCCGGACGAATTCGGCAACAACGCCGAGCGGATACCGCGACCAGCCCGGCACCCGATCCCGCTGCGCCGCAAGGTCGGCCACCGCGACGAGTACCGTCTCGTCCGGCCGCTGCCGGGAGACCACCCGCACCCGACCGTCCCCGCGCTCCGCCGCCGCGCACTCGACCACCAGCGGCAGCGCGATGGGCAGCACGAAGCCGTCGTTGTAATCGGTGTGCTCACCGATGATGTTGACCCGCCCCGGCGCTACCCACGTCTGC from Nocardia iowensis includes these protein-coding regions:
- a CDS encoding acyl-CoA synthetase, which encodes MKVAHALEAVKALGVLRSRGVSDPRKPLETLRTIKESQIFGPQATLIRHSARIAPDSPGLADERGELTYGQLDEQSTAIARGLQAAGITEGTVIGVLARDHRGLILSMVAASKLGVRVALMNTGFAKPQFAEVCQREKVKAMLHDSEFLGLLDALPADLPRFLTWVDEGTELPKGAQTLDDLAAANSTEELPKPSKPGGFIILTSGTTGLPKGATRVKVSPLATAQFLDRIPFPSKGAQVIVSPIFHSTGFGTWLVGMAMGNKVVVRRRFDAEATLKLIADHRAEMLVAVPTMLHRMTELDPAIRAKYDTSSLKCILLAGSALSPELTVKATQVFGPVLHNLYGSTECSVATVAKPEDLAVAPGTVGRAPITCEVRLYDDNDKQVTAINTTARIFIRSGTPFEGYTDGRNKQIIDGFMSSGDVGHLTEHGLLMVDGRDDDMIVSGGENVFPQEVENLLLERQDIFDAAVVGVDDVEFGKRLRAFVVPEPGHTPDGEEIKAYVKNNLARYKVPREVIFLDDLPRNPTGKLLRRVLVEYEVPA
- a CDS encoding acyl-CoA synthetase, which gives rise to MVVSFPALSGTARKAGVFALGVNVMVKRRLFNPLRPDHAARSAFNVLKFGPFAGVVMHAAQTRPGAGAIVDEGGELTFGQLNEQSNALARGLAAQGLQPGDVVAVLARDHRGMVLSLLAAGKLGVRTVLMNTGFAKPQFADVAAREKVKAVLHDSEFLDLMSAIPAAIPRVLTWVDAKDNADPAIPTIESVSAGQSTDPLPAPAKPGGMVILTSGTTGTPKGAPRDRVSPFASAQFVDRVPLPHNGTMIMAAPIFHGTGLSQFTIGLALGNRVIFQQRRFDPEQTLANIVKYRADSLVVVPTMLQRILDLGDEVLAKYDPSTIKVIFAAGSAIAPDVVTRTLDYFGDSLYNLYGSTECAVMTVATPEDLRKAPTTAGKAPVGIRIVLLDENRKPITEPNVTGTIFVDNGFAFTGYTDGRTKEVVDGMMSSGDVGHFDAEGLLYIDGRDDDMIVSGGENVFPLEVENLIAGREDIFEAAVVGVDDREFGKRLRAFVVPGPDSKRDPQEIKDFVKANLARYKVPREVIFLDELPRNATGKLLRKPLIEMEIDPS
- a CDS encoding PepSY-associated TM helix domain-containing protein: MTVSTTKTIDPDAELPAPPAAPGTQARRRPTARNGLYALAMRLHFYAGIFVAPFILVAAVTGALYAISPTLESIVSRDLLTVEASGAPKPLSEQISAAVATQPQLALAAVAPAPGAEDTTRVLFTDPSLGESERRAVFVNPYTAQPVGESVVYGSSGALPMRTWIDRLHRDLHLGEPGRLYSELAASWLWIIGLAGLVVWVRRVRTRRNRNSAGWLFAPDRSQNGCGRTVNWHGSVGMWVLPIVLLLSATGMSWSTYAGANITELRQQLSWTTPAVTTALPGSAAPVHDSGGEHHGGHQAAPAPADPTERIAQVDRVYRTARANGLTQAVEIGIPAEPGRAFAVKERRMPGTYTVDAVAVDGATGSVTDRLDYADWPLMAKLTNWGIQFHMGLMFGLLNQLLLLAAMVGLITVLLRGYLMWWRRRPTRSSSGRLAMGRAPRRGALRRSSPWLALPVVAAAVLIGWFAPLVGISLLAFLAVDVLRGLTARMRAA
- a CDS encoding FBP domain-containing protein; its protein translation is MKPVTERDIRSSFINCSKTEAKRLPMPRELDERPWDDLDFLGWSDPSLPGRCYLVVPNDDGELIGIALRYETGGSGRAQMCSICLTTHTGSGVSLLTAAKAGPSGRKGNTIGTYMCTDLACPLYARGKKTPALGNRYRENLNPEQKVERMLANMQAFIARLYA
- a CDS encoding SRPBCC family protein, producing MSTLAATVDVEVPVRTAYNQWTQFETFPLFMEGVEEVRQLDDKHTHWRIHVGPSTREFDATITEQHPDERVAWKSDSGPEHAGVITFHRLNDTTTRITAQMEVDPEGFVENAADKLGVLKHRVNGDMQRFKEFIENQGHETGAWRGDIPRPDA
- a CDS encoding DUF4383 domain-containing protein, which codes for MATFQPNATTTEWSPTRIAALAVGAVFLLVGVLGFIPGVTTDYDTMSFAGHHSDAKLLGVFQVSVLHNIVHLLFGVAGLVAARTAVAARWFLLVGGAIYLVLWLYGLVIDRGSDANFVPVNEADNWLHFGLGLGMIALGAVLPRLAAPGHGTPAVR
- a CDS encoding sodium:solute symporter family protein gives rise to the protein MLAAESRSTASTYLDASSTLRLDATPVDFFIVALYFVFVLGIGLLARQRVSSSIDFFLSGRSLPAWVTGLAFISANLGAVEIMGMSANGAQFGFPTFHYFWIGAIPAMLFLGVVMMPFYYGSKVRSVPEFMRRRFGTGAHLVNALSFAIAQVLIAGVNLYLLGTILNVLLGWPLWVSVVVAAAIVLSYITLGGLSAAIYNEVLQFFVIVAALLPLTLVGLHKVGGWDGLQEKVTASPGGGAQLDSWPGNELSGFSDNILSVIGIVFGLGFVLSFGYWTTNFVEVQRALATHSISAARRTPIIGAYPKMFIPLIVVIPGMISAVLVPQMSEYKAAKTADPDFSSDTTYNQALLYLMKDVLPNGLLGVGIAGLLAAFMAGMAANISAFNTVFSYDLWQQYVRKDRRDGYYLTVGRLATIGATVTAIFTAFIASSFSNMMDYLQTLFSFFNAPLFATFILGMFWKRMTPTAGWMGLVCGTGSAIVVFILHQTEVFHLSGQGSSFVAAGVAFVVDIVVSVLVTQVTQPKPVAELVGLVYSETPKEVRTDPDQDSLPWYQRPVLLAGIALALVIALNIIVG
- the galK gene encoding galactokinase gives rise to the protein MQTWVAPGRVNIIGEHTDYNDGFVLPIALPLVVECAAAERGDGRVRVVSRQRPDETVLVAVADLAAQRDRVPGWSRYPLGVVAEFVRRGHRIAGVDLVLDGAVPIGAGLSSSAALSCAVAIALRDLFAPTVTDRELIDLARAAENGYVGAPTGLLDQSASILCTAGHALFLDIRRFAAEGAGANANSAGHEQITFDIERFGLALLVIDTGQPHELVDGGYGERRAQCEAAAAELGVPALRDIDSVAAVGRISDAVLRRRARHVVTENARVLTVAEKLRSGQDPRSIGTILTEGHASLRDDFEVSTPALDAAVAATLDAGAHGARMVGGGFGGSVLALVDREHTGAVMDAVRIRFARSGFAEPRTFVVGPAAGAHRAD